The Muntiacus reevesi chromosome 15, mMunRee1.1, whole genome shotgun sequence region tgctgggcaTCGAGCAGGGGGGCAGGGTGCAATCCGATGAGTACCCCAGGCCAGGGAGGAGGCCCTCCCACATCCTGGCTGTCAGGGAGAGCTGGGAAGCAGCTGCGGCAatgtcagggaagcctggggagctggtgggaggagccaggagctcagtggggctggggaaagggcacccgggtgggaGAACCCTGTGCAAAGTGCAGAGGGCACTGGTGTGGCGGGTCCCCTAGGAAGGCAGGAAGCCGACGCCCCGGCTTCGGACCCGGACGGGTGGGCTCAGTGGCTTTTGTAGAAACACCTGTTGGATCAGAGAACGTGGCTGTGAAGCTGGGAGCTGGTTTTAGCATTCACTTCAGCCAGTCATCTCCAGCTTGTGAGCCATCACAGACTCCTTTCAAATCAGATCTTTCATGAAATTCCAGGGTACATATCAGACACAGCTATATTTTAATCAGTGTAAACTTAGGTCGTTAAATGTGCAACATTTAGCTAATCAAGAGCAATGACCTGTTTTGCAAGGCACAGTCATTTAACATCAGGGCTGACAGGTGGTAACTGCTGTCTGAGCTTGGCCTCGGCacctaatttatttttgtgtattgccTTGTTCTTGcccaatatatttaaaaacccaAAACACCACATTCACTTGGCCAAGGAAATGGTGACAATTGTTTAACAGTTCACTGTACAGTCTCAAGGTCAGTGTAAAATTAATTATACCTTGGCCACAAAGCCATTGTGTAGGGACaaggtatatattttattttgagtaAAGATGGGCTTTTTTaacatcagtttttaaaagagCAGAATCTTTAGTGTTTGCCATTTTGGATCCGATTCTTTGGGTAACTCCTGtaccactggggaaacccagcctccccatttcacagatgggaagactgaggccagcaagggggcaGGGCTTACCCAGGACCCCCACAGGGAGATGGAGGCTAAGGAAGATCAGACACACAGAGGATGTCATGGCTCCCCGTAATTACCCAGTGCCCTGTTCCcaaggcaggaatagaaagaTGCTGGGGACAGACACAGTCAGACTTGGGCAAGCCCTCGCTGAGTGTGTATCCATCATCCGTCTGGCAGCCTTGAGCTGGCGGTGCTAATGTTCTGTTCTCTTCCCGTAGCGATGCCCTCCTAGCCAGCCGCCGCGGGATGGAGGGCTTCATGGACTCAGGGACACAGACTGATGCCGTGGTGGTGCTGTCTTTGGCTCAGGCCGCCGTGCTGGGCCTGGTCTCGGAAAATGAGCTCTTTGGAGCCACCATAAGCGCCGAAGCCTTCTACCCGGACCTGGGGCCGGAGCTGTCCGGGGCGGCCATAGGGGAGCCCCGGCCCCCCGGCCCCGACGTCTACCAGCTGGCCTGCAACGGGCGGGCCCTGGAGGAGCCGGCCGAGGAGGAGGTGCTGGAGGTGGAGGCAGCCTTCGAGAAGCACACCCGGCGGAAGACGCGGCCGCCCGTGCGCCTGGTGCCCAAGGTCAAGTTTgagaaggtggaggaggaggaggaggtctaCGAGGTGTCGGTGCCCGGCAGCGATGACAAGGATGCCGGCCCAGCAGAGGCCCCCGCCGAGGCGGCCGGCGGCGGCTGCGAGGCCCTGGTGCAGAGCAGCGCGGTCAAGATGATTGACCTCAGCGTCTTCAGCCGCAAGCCCCGGACGCTGCGGCACCTGCCCCGCGCCCCGCGGCCGGAGCTGGACGTAACCCCTTTTGACCCCCACTTTCCCGACCCGGCCCGGGACGCCTTCCCCGAGCCTAGCATGGCGCTGCCCAGGCCGGAGGCCCTGCCCGTGGAGTGCAGCTTCGAGCCACCGCACCTGCCCCCACTGAGCGACCCCGAGCCCCCCACCATGGAGTCCCCGGAGCCCGTGAAGCCGGAGCAGGGCTTCGTGTGGCAGGAGGCGGGCGAGTTCGAAGCGGACGCAGCCGGCTCGACGGTGGAGCGCCACAAGAAGGCCcagctggaccggctggacatcAACGTGCAGATCGACGACTCGTACCTGGTGGAGGCCGGCGACCGGCAGAAGCGCTGGCAGTGTCGCATGTGCGAGAAGTCCTACACGTCCAAGTACAACCTGGTGAcgcacatcctgggccacaacGGCATCAAGCCGCACTCGTGCCCGCACTGCAGCAAGCTCTTCAAGCAGCCCAGCCACCTGCAGACGCACCTGCTGACGCACCAGGGCACCCGGCCACACAAGTGCCAGGTGTGCCAGAAGGCCTTCACGCAGACCAGCCACCTCAAGCGCCACATGCTGCTGCACTCGGAGGTCAAGCCCTACAGCTGCCACTTCTGCGGCCGCGGCTTCGCCTACCCCAGCGAGCTCAAGGCCCACGAGGTGAAGCATGAGAGCGGCCGCTGCCACGTGTGCGTCGAGTGCGGCCTGGACTTCTCGACGCTGACGCAGCTCAAGCGCCACCTAGCCTCCCACCAGGGCCCCACCCTCTACCAGTGCCTGGAGTGCGACAAGTCCTTCCACTACCGCAGCCAGCTGCAGAATCACATGCTCAAGCACCAGAACGTGCGGCCCTTCGTGTGCACCGAGTGCGGCATGGAGTTCAGCCAGATCCACCACCTCAAGCAGCACTCGCTCACACACAAGGTAAGGGCGCCGTGCGCCACCCTGCACCCTGGCCAGACCTGGCCCCTGGGAGCTCCCTGCCGGCCACACCCCCCAGGGCCTCCTGAgtctctgctttctcttcctgccGAGCTTGCATCCAGGGCTTCCCATACTGCTGGACGAGACCACTTAGGTGGTGAAcgtttctttctttaatatttgtgtgctcagtcacttgagtcgtgttcaactctttgcaaccccggtggactgtagctctccaggctcctctgtccatgggattctccaggcaagaataatgcagtgggttgcagtttcctcctccagggggtcttcctgacccaaggatcaaactcatgtctccttcatctcctgtattgcaggcgacttcttaaccaccagaccaccagggaagtcccacatgttTCTTATCtttattgttatatttgttttgatgttgttgctcagttgtgtccaactccttgcaaccccatggactgcagcacaccaggcttccctgtccttcaccatctcccagagtttgctcagattcatgcccatggaatcagtgatgccatccagtcatcttattctctgtcgcccccttctcctcttgccatcaatgtttcccagcattggggtcttttccagtgagttgggtttttgcatcaggtggccaaagcattggagcttcagcttcagcatcagtccttccaatgagtattcagggttgatttattttaagattgactgttttgatcaccttgctgtccaagagactatatacgactactggaaaaaccatagctttgactagatggacctttgtcagcaaagtgatgtctctgctttattttgAGGAATGTTAGGAAAAAGATGTAATTGAaattagtttttgtttatttgaattttgGTTTTTGTGTGTACTTGtggtttgggggatttttttttttttaagatatgaaCAGTTTTTCTATTTAACAACCAAAGACATGTTTCTGAATGTGCTTTCTCCTTGCTAATCCTGACACCTGCAATTCAGATGCAGGTGAGCAGAGAGGACACATCTGCCACCCTGCTGAGCCCCCTTAGGTCAACAGCAAACGCTTTGGGAGACTTGCTGGGCTGCAAGCCTGGAGCTTTGCAGGGGCTTCAACCCCAGTGTCCCAGGCACTCtgaaattagttttttaaatagtaaaactttattcattttaaaatatttgaactgAAGTGTGTGAAGAATCCCTGCAGGACCCAAGGAGCACAGTTGGAGAATCGCTGATTTTCCATCTCACAGCTGGGAGGACCGAGGCCAGAGAGAGGCCAGGATGCCGTGGGGAAGTAGATTAAATGCTCAGGAACACAAAGGGCTCCCCTTGCCTCTTGTAATTACTTGAGTCTATCAAAAGCACGTGACTCTCTTAAGCAAATACTAAATATATTTCATTGTAGAAGGgagtgagggacttccctagtggttaagaatccactttccaatgcaggggacacaggtttgatccctggtcggggaactaagatcccacatgccaaagggCAActcagcccacaggccacaactactgagcctgtgtgctctggagcccatgtgctacaacacGGACCCGATGcagacaaataattttttttttttaaagctttaaaaaggGAATGAatgtaaaggaaaatatttgttaTGGAGAAGTACAATTGGTTCTAGATATTATGAAATGAGGCAAATTGGCCTGTGGAGACAGATGGTAGAGCAACACTGTCCTTGTCCACTGTGTCTCTAGACATCGCCTTGACCAGTTCTCCCCTAccttccttcctccctggagGGTACTAGCCACCCTGACTTTCAGCCAACGTCACCTCCTTTGAGGGGCCTTTACATCCAGACAGGCTGGAATGAGGCCTCTAAGGTCCCACCATCCCACTCTGGCCCTTGGTCTGTCCTGAGGTTTCCACCCAAATCCAACCAGCTTCACACTTTGAAGCTGAGCGTGCATggagctggggcttcccaggtggcgctagtggtaaagaacccacctacaatgcaggagacataagcaactctgattccatccctgggtcaggaagatcccctggaggagggcatggcagcccactccagttttcttgcctggaaaatcctatggacacaggagcctggcaggttacagtacatggggtcgcaaagagtcggacatgactgacgaaCAGAGCAGGCATGTGCATAGAGCTACCACTCTCCATAGCTGTGGCCTTAGAGACGCTCCAGGTTGAACTCGTGTCCTTGTCTCTCACAGTGGACATTGCAGTGAGTAGGGGGGAAATACCCTGCCAAGCCAAGAATCCAGCCTGTCCCAGCcctgggaacttttttttttaatgtatatattttttaatttatttggctgcaccaggtcttaattaTGGCATATAAGATCTAGTTCcatggccagggatcaaaccacagtcccctgcattgggagcactgagtcttagtcaccggactaccaaggaagtccgcTTGGGAACTTTTTCTGCTACAACAGAGATGACTGCAGATTTCATTGCAGATGCTTCTCCATTCAACTGGTGTAGCTACCTAGACTGTAATGTTAAGAAGGATTCTGAAGCTGAATCTGGCCTCAGCCCTAAAACCAGATGATTGCTTATTTATGCCTGCAGGGGACTTGGGTGATGAAAATAGAGAGTGATAAGTACACGTGCTGTCTGCTTGCCATATTTCTCCTCTCTTCGTAGACTTAAAAATCCCCACAAGTCCACAAAgtgttaaagaaataaataaataatactgtgAAGCAAAGGGGAAAGCAAAAATCAAAGGCtgataaaattgaaaacattccCGTGATCAGCCTCAGTGTATGCAGTGCACACATCATGCACGAAGTCAGCTCCCCAAGGGCAGGGCCCCCTGGTGGTCACACACGTCCATGTCAAGCCGGCACACACAGGAGACAGTGTCTGCCGAGAAATAGACACtgggcccatggggtcgcaaagagtcggacacgactaagaggCTAAGAAACAACAAACAGCAGGAAGTCATTTCCCAGAAGCCCTGATGCTCGGGTCCGCACGAACACACTCCCAGAAGCTGTGTCCATCGTGTGGTCCTGACCATGGCTCCCGcctactccccccacccccccacagggCGTGAAGGAGTTCAAGTGCGAGGTGTGCGGCCGGGAGTTTACCCTGCAGGCGAACATGAAGCGGCACATGCTGATCCACACCAGCGTCCGGCCCTACCAGTGTCACATCTGTTTCAAGACCTTCGTGCAGAAGCAGACCCTCAAGACCCACATGATTGTCCACTCGCCCGTGAAGCCGTTCAAATGCAAGGTACCAGAACCTCGGGCCCCGGGGCAGGACTTGCTCACAAGTAGCCCTGGCATGTGATCACAGGAGGCAGGACCCAGGCTGGGCAaaggccccccaccccaccctaccctACCCCTCATTGGCTGAAACTGCTGGGTtctggggggtggagggtgggtggtGAGGGTTGAGGTCCTACAAGCTACTGAATTGGCTGCTTTTCTTTGGTCGTACtgaggcttgtgagatcttagttccccagccagggttggaacccaggcccttggcagtgaaaatgcagaatcctaaccactggacctcaggGAATTCCCCTTAGTTGCCTTTtgagagttgggggtgggggtgaaggtCGAGGTGCAGCCTCAGGGAAGGAGCCCAGGCCAGAGACTCAGTGCTATCGGATCTCCCAGCCCTGGGTCTCAGCCTCGGCTCGGGGAGTGTGGGGCAGACCCGCAGGAACGGTGACCTGCAAGCAGAGGCCCAGTCCTCGGCTTCTGGGGTCACATAGGAAAGGACAAAGGGGATGCGATTCGGGCCCAGCCATGGAGGCGGGAGTggctgggggccgggggaggaCAAGCCTCCAGGCTGACAAGGcccgggctggggtgggggtgtgttcCAGGTGTGCGGGAAGTCCTTCAACCGCATGTACAACCTGCTGGGCCACATGCACCTTCACGCGGGTAGCAAACCCTTCAAGTGCCCCTACTGCTCCAGCAAGTTCAACCTCAAGGGCAACCTGAGCCGGCACATGAAGGTGAAGCACGGCGTCATGGACATCGGCCTGGACAGCCAAGGTGGGTGGGCCACACGCCGTGGACGGAGCAGGAGCGGTCCTGTCATGGCGCACTCAGGAGCCTCTTGTCCAGTGAGGGGAGCGGGGAGGCTGGCCAGGCCCGAGACCTCACTGGGGTGGGCTCAGGTCTGGAGAGGGGGCTCCCCGGAGGGCCATCAGCGTGATAACGATGCGACATTTATGTATTCTCCAAAGGATTTACGTGGGCTCacataaacaataataaaaagaatatttgttgagtgctgTGTGCCAAGCCTTTATTAACTCATGTGACCCTCACTGTGGGGTTGGCTCTGTAATTATCACCATTGTACAGATGTAGGCATTGAAGGATAGAGAAGTTAGGGAATTCATGCAAGATCATCACTGAGACAGGGCATTTTTAACACATTATTTGACCAGAGATGTGTTAATATGTCTTTTATTACCCAGAAGTTATTGACTGGAGACATATCAATGTTTTTAGAGAGTGATACAATTAACATCACCATGCAAAGTTGTTAAAGCTTAAAATTGATCAAGGGTTCATTATACAATTTACAATTGTCATCATTCACATTTTGCTCTGTTAGACTTTTGTTCCAACCTTGTGTATATTATAAACACAAGTTTATTaccataaaatttcaaaaatgacgCATTATGAAATTTTGAGTAAAACAAGAATATTTCGGTGAATTTTATGCAGTTACTTCCTCTGATTTTCTAAGCTACATACATACTAGTCTCAGAAGATGATGGTTCTTCAGAATATAGTTCTGATTCAGACAATGTATTAGAccaacaaaaagaccaaaaaaacccCTTAGTGTTTGATTTGGATactcaaagtgaaaatgaaactcatggtgctggagaagactttataGGTGTGTCAGGTATAACTATTGAATGTAATAATCTGCAAAGTGTTagtgaaataacaaaattaatatttggccaaaataaaaatcactggtcaaaggcattagtttctgcaaaaattccCCAGTTGATAATGAGCTTAAAAATGGAGGGGAAGGAAAGTAACAAAAGGGAAAATGCCAACTGAAAGATAAGGGAGAGCCAGGTGAGGTCACAACCCCAAGTACAAGTGGGAGGTTCTGTGGGCATGCAGAGGGGAGCCCTGAGCTTCCCAGTGGCCAAGGCAAAAAGGGTAATACAGTCAGTCACACTCTTCCTAGTGCCAGGCGTAAGGAATGCAGCCCACATACTCAGACTTTTGCTCACCTCTGCAGTTGGCGGAGGTTTCATTAGCTATGGGTTATAACATCCCCACGTGTTAGTGATGACCTCTCCCCTCAACACTGGTCAGTAGTGGAAGCACCTTATTCTTTCTGGCCTCATGGGGAGGAGACACTTTAGAGATTGTACAGGAAGGAGTAGACAGCCACACTTTCAGAAGGTTTCTTGTATAGTCTGGAGCTATTTGATTTTCTGGAGTTCCTTCTAAGACGCATAGCTAGGAATGTGTGTCGACAATCACTGGGTGGGTTGACTTGCCGTGTGAGGTTACTCACAAGGAGCCAATCAGATGCTGGGGTGTGGTGGAAATAACCCTGATTTAGCTTTGGAACAGTGAGTGGCCTGGGGTCTTCTGGTAGAAACAAGTGTCCTCAGTTTTCCATTCTCCCTGGGTAAGGGTGAAATGCTGTTGGCTGCATATAGATGCTCTGTTGCATCTTCTTTCTTAGTATGTGGTTCTAAGACCAGCAGTGTTGGCATCACCTGGGATCTTCTATAACTGCAGACTCACCTCCACCCTAGACCTGCTGAATCAGGATCTGCATTGCAGAAAGATCCCTCAGTGATTTGTTTGCACTGGAAAACTTGAGAAGCTTTGAATGAAGTGATGGTTTTCAAATTTGAGCCAGGGAGCATGAGAATCACTGGAGGCTTGTTAAAGTGCTGAGTCTCACCCCCTGGAGCTTCTCATTCTGTAGGTCTGGAGTGGGGTCAGACCATTTGCATTTCCAAGTTCTCAGGTCAAAGGGAAGCTGCCGGTCAAGAAACTCACATTGGGAACCTCTGATCTAAGCTCTAGAGAACCGTTCTTAAACTTGACTACACATTGGAGTCACTTAGAGAAGTTTTAAAGTGCTGATGCCTGAGTCTCCACCACAGAGATTCGAATGTAATTGGTCTGGCGTGTGGCCCAGGatccggatttttttttttttaagcaccttAGGTAATTCTGTGCACAGTAGAGTCTGAGAGCCAGTACTCTAGTGCATCTGCTAGGAAGCAAACCCACCAGGAGGGACAGAGCAGAACTGGTCCTTTGAAAGTAGCTGTCCCTACAGACCTCGGGTGTGGCTGAGGCATAAGCTCTATCTGAGGTCAGCAACCAAGGATGCCTACGGTGGCTTTCTTCCTGATTGTACCAGATGATAGACAGTAAAGCAGGGATTGGCATGGGAATGGCTGGGGCCCAAGTCACTCATATATAACCTTGGTCTGAGAAGCTTAGGCTTGATCTTGTGCGGGAGGAAGGTAGCATACATTCTAGATAGAGGTATCCAATAAACTATAGGACTGTAATTTAAGAGGTAGATTAATGtttttgcaaaaaaataaaaatggtacaaattGTTCCCGGGGGCCAACTGGAACTGCCAAATAGAGTTAATCAAAGAAGTTGGGAGGGTAACAAGAGACTCAAAGGTAAAAATTTTTCCTGggtctttattttgttgttgttgttgagttgctaacttgtgtccaactctttgcgacccatggactgccacacaccaggcttccttgtcctccactatctcctggagtttgctcaaattcatatccactgagtcgataatgctatccaaccatctcatcctctgtccccctcttctcctgccctcaatctttcccagcatcacggctctttgcatcaaagtataagagtttcagcttcagcaccagtccttccaatgaatattcagggttgatttcctttagaattgactggtttcatctccttgcagttcaaggggctctcaggagtcttctccagcaccacagcttgaaagcatcaattcttcagcctttATGTAGCTTAATCAGCTATATGATAGGAAAGTGTGGCACTAGGATTTGAGGAAGAAACAGCCTAGGGTCTGTAAGATGTGGTGCAGTTGACCTTGTTTTATAGTCAGAAGACTCGGTGTGTCAAATGCCATGGACACAAGTAACAGACGCCCCATTCAGACCACCTTAAAcaataaggaaataaattaaGGAATGACTTGCAGTCCAGGTTATCTGCAAAGTTGACTGATTCAGCCCCTCAGCAATGACAGGGTGAGACTCCCTCTGTCCACAGCATTGGCTGTGATTTTCCTCATGGTCACAAAATAGCTGCCAGTGGTCTTTAGGGCAACATGCTTCCTTGTTCACCTCCATTGGAAGAGCAAGAGCCTGCTGTCCTTTGCTCTATGAAACCAATGAGAACATTCTCAGAACTCACTAGTAGGCCTTTCCTCATGATTCATTGGCCAGAATTGGGTCCCATTCCTCATC contains the following coding sequences:
- the ZNF710 gene encoding zinc finger protein 710 isoform X2; protein product: MEGFMDSGTQTDAVVVLSLAQAAVLGLVSENELFGATISAEAFYPDLGPELSGAAIGEPRPPGPDVYQLACNGRALEEPAEEEVLEVEAAFEKHTRRKTRPPVRLVPKVKFEKVEEEEEVYEVSVPGSDDKDAGPAEAPAEAAGGGCEALVQSSAVKMIDLSVFSRKPRTLRHLPRAPRPELDVTPFDPHFPDPARDAFPEPSMALPRPEALPVECSFEPPHLPPLSDPEPPTMESPEPVKPEQGFVWQEAGEFEADAAGSTVERHKKAQLDRLDINVQIDDSYLVEAGDRQKRWQCRMCEKSYTSKYNLVTHILGHNGIKPHSCPHCSKLFKQPSHLQTHLLTHQGTRPHKCQVCQKAFTQTSHLKRHMLLHSEVKPYSCHFCGRGFAYPSELKAHEVKHESGRCHVCVECGLDFSTLTQLKRHLASHQGPTLYQCLECDKSFHYRSQLQNHMLKHQNVRPFVCTECGMEFSQIHHLKQHSLTHKGVKEFKCEVCGREFTLQANMKRHMLIHTSVRPYQCHICFKTFVQKQTLKTHMIVHSPVKPFKCKVCGKSFNRMYNLLGHMHLHAGSKPFKCPYCSSKFNLKGNLSRHMKVKHGVMDIGLDSQDPMMELTGTDPSELDSQQEMEDFEENAYAYAGVDGSAEASVLTEQAMKEMAYYNVL
- the ZNF710 gene encoding zinc finger protein 710 isoform X1; its protein translation is MEGFMDSGTQTDAVVVLSLAQAAVLGLVSENELFGATISAEAFYPDLGPELSGAAIGEPRPPGPDVYQLACNGRALEEPAEEEVLEVEAAFEKHTRRKTRPPVRLVPKVKFEKVEEEEEVYEVSVPGSDDKDAGPAEAPAEAAGGGCEALVQSSAVKMIDLSVFSRKPRTLRHLPRAPRPELDVTPFDPHFPDPARDAFPEPSMALPRPEALPVECSFEPPHLPPLSDPEPPTMESPEPVKPEQGFVWQEAGEFEADAAGSTVERHKKAQLDRLDINVQIDDSYLVEAGDRQKRWQCRMCEKSYTSKYNLVTHILGHNGIKPHSCPHCSKLFKQPSHLQTHLLTHQGTRPHKCQVCQKAFTQTSHLKRHMLLHSEVKPYSCHFCGRGFAYPSELKAHEVKHESGRCHVCVECGLDFSTLTQLKRHLASHQGPTLYQCLECDKSFHYRSQLQNHMLKHQNVRPFVCTECGMEFSQIHHLKQHSLTHKGVKEFKCEVCGREFTLQANMKRHMLIHTSVRPYQCHICFKTFVQKQTLKTHMIVHSPVKPFKCKVCGKSFNRMYNLLGHMHLHAGSKPFKCPYCSSKFNLKGNLSRHMKVKHGVMDIGLDSQGGWATRRGRSRSGPVMAHSGASCPVRGAGRLARPETSLGWAQVWRGGSPEGHQRDNDATFMYSPKDLRGLT